A single Pseudomonas sp. HN11 DNA region contains:
- the fabZ gene encoding 3-hydroxyacyl-ACP dehydratase FabZ yields MMDINEIREYLPHRYPFLLVDRVVDLNIEEKRIRAYKNVSINEPFFNGHFPAHPIMPGVLIIEAMAQAAGILGFKMLDLKPADGTLYYFVGSDKLRFRNPVTPGDQLILEAKFISCKRQIWKFECQASVDGKPVCSAEIICAERKL; encoded by the coding sequence ATGATGGACATCAACGAGATTCGCGAATACCTGCCTCACCGTTACCCGTTCCTGCTGGTGGATCGCGTAGTGGACCTCAACATCGAGGAAAAGCGCATTCGTGCCTACAAGAATGTCAGCATCAACGAACCGTTCTTCAACGGTCACTTTCCCGCGCATCCCATCATGCCGGGCGTGTTGATCATTGAAGCAATGGCCCAGGCTGCCGGTATCCTTGGTTTCAAAATGCTCGACCTCAAGCCTGCCGACGGCACGCTCTACTATTTCGTGGGTTCCGACAAGTTGCGTTTCCGCAACCCGGTCACCCCGGGTGACCAGTTGATCCTGGAAGCCAAGTTCATCAGCTGCAAGCGTCAGATCTGGAAGTTCGAATGCCAGGCCTCGGTCGACGGCAAGCCGGTGTGCTCCGCCGAGATCATCTGTGCGGAACGCAAACTATGA
- the lpxA gene encoding acyl-ACP--UDP-N-acetylglucosamine O-acyltransferase: MSLIDPRAIIDPSAVLAADVEVGPWSIIGAGVEIGEGTVIGPHVILKGPTRIGKHNRIYQFSSVGEDTPDMKYKGEETRLVIGDHNIIREGVTIHRGTVQDRAETTLGDHNLVMAYAHIGHDSVIGNHCILVNNTALAGHVHVDDWAILSGFTLVHQYCHIGAHSFSGMGTAIGKDVPAFVTVFGNPAEARSMNFEGMRRRGFSEDAIHALRRAYKVVYRQGLTVEQALTQLSEPAALFPEVAVFRDSIQASTRGITR; this comes from the coding sequence ATGAGTTTGATTGACCCTCGCGCAATCATCGATCCGTCGGCCGTTCTGGCCGCCGACGTTGAGGTCGGCCCTTGGTCGATCATCGGCGCAGGTGTGGAAATCGGCGAGGGGACTGTCATCGGGCCGCACGTGATCCTCAAAGGTCCGACCCGCATTGGCAAACACAATCGCATCTACCAGTTCTCATCGGTAGGCGAAGACACCCCGGACATGAAGTACAAGGGTGAAGAGACGCGCCTGGTAATCGGTGATCACAACATCATCCGTGAAGGCGTGACCATTCACCGTGGCACGGTGCAGGACCGGGCCGAGACCACCCTGGGTGATCACAACCTGGTCATGGCCTACGCGCACATCGGCCACGACAGCGTCATCGGCAACCATTGCATCCTGGTCAACAACACTGCGTTGGCCGGGCATGTGCACGTTGACGATTGGGCGATCCTGTCCGGTTTCACCCTGGTGCATCAGTACTGCCATATCGGCGCTCACAGCTTTTCCGGCATGGGTACCGCCATTGGCAAGGATGTTCCGGCGTTCGTCACGGTTTTCGGCAACCCGGCTGAAGCGCGCAGCATGAACTTCGAAGGCATGCGCCGACGCGGTTTCAGCGAAGACGCCATCCATGCCCTACGCCGCGCCTACAAGGTGGTTTACCGCCAGGGGCTCACGGTAGAGCAGGCCTTGACCCAATTGTCCGAGCCGGCAGCGTTGTTCCCGGAAGTCGCGGTGTTCCGTGACTCGATCCAGGCGTCGACTCGCGGCATCACCCGCTGA
- the lpxB gene encoding lipid-A-disaccharide synthase has product MANLRIALVAGEASGDILGAGLMRALKAQHPAIEFIGVGGPLMQAEGLTSYFPMERLSVMGLVEVLGRLRELLARRKLLIQTLIEEKPDVFIGIDAPDFTLNIELKLRQAGIKTVHYVSPSVWAWRQKRVLKIREGCDLMLTLLPFEARFYEEKGVPVRFVGHTLADTIPLQADRAAARAELGLPDGPLVALMPGSRGGEVGRLASVFFDAAERLQAFKPGIRFVLPCASPQRRAQIEAMLEGHNLPLTLLDGQSHLALAACDAVLIASGTATLEALLYKRPMVVAYRLAPLTFWILKRMVKSPYISLPNLLAQRLLVPELLQDDATPEALAQTLLPLIDGGEEQTRGFDDIHRILRRDASNQAADAVLTLIGQKQEVL; this is encoded by the coding sequence ATGGCCAATCTGCGTATCGCGCTGGTGGCCGGGGAAGCTTCCGGCGACATACTGGGCGCAGGTCTCATGCGGGCCCTCAAGGCCCAGCATCCGGCGATTGAATTTATTGGTGTCGGCGGCCCGCTGATGCAGGCTGAAGGGCTCACTTCCTACTTCCCCATGGAGCGTTTGTCGGTCATGGGGTTGGTCGAGGTGCTGGGTCGTTTGCGAGAGCTGCTGGCCCGCCGCAAACTGCTGATCCAGACCCTGATCGAAGAAAAGCCCGATGTGTTCATCGGCATCGATGCGCCGGACTTCACCCTCAATATCGAACTCAAACTGCGCCAGGCCGGCATCAAGACTGTGCACTACGTCAGCCCGTCCGTGTGGGCATGGCGGCAGAAGCGCGTGCTCAAGATTCGCGAGGGCTGCGACCTGATGCTGACCTTGCTGCCGTTCGAGGCCAGGTTCTACGAAGAGAAAGGCGTGCCGGTACGGTTTGTCGGGCATACCCTGGCCGACACCATTCCGTTGCAGGCTGACCGCGCCGCCGCGCGTGCCGAACTCGGCTTGCCCGACGGCCCGTTGGTCGCGCTGATGCCCGGCAGTCGTGGTGGTGAAGTCGGCCGCCTGGCCTCTGTATTCTTTGATGCCGCCGAGCGTCTGCAAGCGTTCAAGCCAGGCATACGTTTCGTGCTGCCTTGCGCGAGCCCGCAGCGTCGCGCGCAGATCGAAGCGATGCTGGAGGGCCACAACCTGCCGTTGACCCTGCTCGACGGCCAATCACACTTGGCCCTTGCGGCGTGTGATGCCGTGCTGATCGCTTCTGGCACGGCGACCCTGGAGGCCTTGTTGTACAAGCGCCCGATGGTCGTGGCCTACCGCCTCGCGCCGCTGACATTCTGGATTCTCAAGCGCATGGTCAAAAGCCCTTACATCTCCCTGCCGAACTTGCTGGCCCAGCGCCTGCTGGTGCCAGAGTTGTTGCAGGACGATGCAACGCCTGAGGCCCTCGCGCAAACTCTACTACCCTTGATCGACGGCGGCGAAGAACAGACCCGAGGTTTCGACGATATCCATCGCATACTGCGCCGTGATGCCTCGAACCAAGCGGCGGACGCCGTGTTGACCTTGATCGGCCAGAAACAGGAAGTCTTATGA
- the rnhB gene encoding ribonuclease HII: MTTQMGLDFSLVAEAHELVAGVDEVGRGPLCGAVVTAAVILDPNRPILGLNDSKKLTEARREKLYDEIVEKALSWHIARAEVEEIDELNILHATMLAMQRAVEGLHITPKMAMIDGNRCPKLAMPSEAVVKGDSKVPAIAAASILAKVSRDREMAAFELIYPGYGIGGHKGYPTPVHLEALARLGPTPIHRRSFAPVRQAYELRESLSEV; this comes from the coding sequence ATGACGACGCAAATGGGCCTGGATTTCAGCCTGGTTGCCGAAGCCCACGAACTGGTCGCTGGTGTCGACGAAGTCGGGCGTGGGCCTTTGTGCGGTGCCGTGGTCACGGCGGCGGTGATCCTCGATCCGAACCGCCCGATCCTCGGCCTCAACGACTCGAAGAAACTCACTGAGGCGCGCCGCGAAAAGCTCTACGACGAGATCGTCGAAAAAGCCCTGAGCTGGCACATAGCCCGGGCTGAAGTCGAAGAAATCGACGAACTGAACATTCTCCACGCCACCATGCTCGCGATGCAGCGTGCGGTTGAAGGCCTGCACATCACGCCAAAAATGGCGATGATCGATGGTAACCGTTGCCCGAAGCTGGCCATGCCTTCTGAGGCGGTGGTGAAGGGTGATAGCAAGGTACCTGCCATCGCAGCCGCCTCGATCCTGGCCAAAGTCAGCCGTGATCGTGAAATGGCCGCATTCGAATTGATCTACCCCGGCTACGGCATTGGCGGGCATAAAGGCTATCCGACGCCCGTTCATCTGGAAGCCCTGGCTCGCCTGGGCCCGACGCCGATCCATCGCCGCTCGTTCGCCCCGGTGCGCCAGGCTTATGAGTTGCGCGAGAGTCTCAGCGAGGTGTAG
- the dnaE gene encoding DNA polymerase III subunit alpha, translating into MPASFVHLRLHTEYSLVDGLVRIKPLVKTLVGMNMPAVAVTDQNNMCSLVKFYKNAMGAGIKPICGADLWLSNKDPDNPLSRISLLAMNGVGYRNLTELISRGFIDGQRNGSIIIEREWVAEASEGLIMLSAAKEGEIGIALLGGNPQEAEVLAKEWMQVFPDRFYLEVQRTNRPNDEEHLHAAVALADKLGAPLVATNDVRFIKKEDFEAHETRVCIGEGRALDDPRRSKNYSEEQYLKSADEMAELFSDLPEALENSVEIAKRCNIEVKLGKHFLPNFPIPDGMTIDEYFRKVSFDGLEERLSVLLPKDTTEDYDAKRQVYVDRLNFELDIIIQMGFPGYFLIVMDFIQWAKNNGVPVGPGRGSGAGSLVAYVQKITDLDPLEYDLLFERFLNPERVSMPDFDVDFCMDGRDRVIDYVAEKYGRNAVSQIITFGSMAAKAVIRDVARVQGKSYGLADRLSKMIPFEVGMTLEKAYEQEEILRDFIKVDEEAAEIWEMARKLEGVVRNVGKHAGGVVIAPTKLTDFSPIYCDEEGDGLVTQFDKDDVEAAGLVKFDFLGLRTLTIIDWALKTINRDRAKVGEEPLDIAFIPLDDKPTYTLLQKAETTAVFQLESRGMKELIKKLKPDCLEDLIALVALFRPGPLQSGMVDDFINRKHGRAELAYPHSDYQYEGLKPVLAPTYGIILYQEQVMQIAQVMAGYTLGGADMLRRAMGKKKPEEMAKQRGGFIEGCATNNIDADLAGNIFDLVEKFAGYGFNKSHSAAYGLVSYQTAWLKAHYPAPFMAAVLSADMHNTDKVVTLIEEVRTMKLRLDAPDVNASEFKFTVNDEGRIIYGLGAIKGVGEGPVEAITEAREDGPFKDLFDFCARVDLKRINKRTLDGLIRSGALDRLGPYFHDEPKAYQANIDRNRAVLLAAMEEAIKAAEQTARTHDSGHADLFGGLFVEEDADVYANHRKAKELTLKERLKGEKDTLGLYLTGHPIDEYEGEIRRFARQRIIDLKPARDTQTVAGMIIALRVMKNKKGDKMGFITLDDRSGRIEASLFADAFHSAQSLLQTDAMVVVEGEVSNDDFSGGLRLRIKRVMSMEDARTNLAESLRLKVKTEALKGDQLRWLGDLLKRHRGACPVTMEYTGCDAKAMLQFGETWRIDPADGLIQALRDQFGRDNVFLQYR; encoded by the coding sequence ATGCCGGCTTCATTCGTTCACCTACGCCTGCACACTGAATACTCCCTGGTCGACGGCCTGGTACGGATCAAACCACTGGTCAAGACCCTGGTGGGCATGAACATGCCTGCGGTGGCGGTGACCGATCAGAACAACATGTGTTCCCTGGTCAAGTTCTACAAGAACGCCATGGGTGCCGGCATCAAACCGATCTGCGGTGCTGACCTGTGGCTGTCCAACAAAGACCCCGATAACCCCCTGAGCCGCATAAGCCTGTTGGCGATGAACGGCGTGGGTTATCGCAACCTCACCGAACTGATTTCCCGTGGTTTCATCGACGGCCAGCGCAACGGCTCGATCATCATCGAGCGCGAATGGGTCGCCGAGGCCAGCGAAGGCCTGATCATGTTGTCGGCCGCCAAAGAAGGCGAGATCGGTATCGCGTTGCTGGGCGGCAACCCGCAGGAAGCCGAAGTACTGGCCAAGGAGTGGATGCAGGTTTTCCCTGACCGTTTCTACCTGGAAGTCCAGCGCACCAATCGCCCCAACGATGAAGAACACCTGCACGCCGCGGTGGCCCTGGCCGACAAGCTGGGTGCGCCGCTGGTCGCCACCAACGATGTGCGTTTCATCAAGAAAGAAGACTTCGAGGCCCACGAAACCCGCGTGTGCATCGGTGAAGGCCGGGCCCTGGATGACCCGCGTCGCTCTAAGAACTACAGCGAAGAGCAGTACCTCAAAAGCGCCGACGAGATGGCCGAGTTGTTCAGCGACCTGCCCGAGGCCCTGGAAAACTCGGTCGAAATCGCCAAGCGCTGCAACATCGAAGTCAAGTTGGGCAAACACTTCCTGCCCAACTTCCCGATTCCGGATGGGATGACCATCGATGAGTACTTTCGCAAGGTCTCGTTCGACGGCCTTGAGGAGCGGTTGTCTGTTCTGCTGCCCAAGGACACCACCGAAGACTATGACGCCAAGCGCCAGGTCTACGTCGATCGGCTGAATTTCGAGCTGGATATCATCATCCAGATGGGGTTCCCCGGTTACTTCCTGATCGTGATGGACTTTATCCAGTGGGCCAAGAATAACGGCGTGCCGGTAGGGCCTGGCCGGGGGTCAGGTGCTGGCTCGCTGGTGGCCTATGTGCAGAAGATTACCGACCTCGATCCGCTGGAATATGACCTGCTGTTCGAACGGTTCCTGAACCCGGAACGGGTTTCCATGCCCGACTTCGACGTCGACTTCTGCATGGACGGCCGTGACCGCGTGATCGATTACGTGGCCGAGAAGTACGGTCGCAACGCGGTGAGCCAGATCATCACCTTCGGTTCCATGGCGGCGAAAGCGGTAATCCGCGACGTGGCCCGGGTGCAGGGCAAGTCCTACGGCCTGGCGGATCGCCTGTCGAAGATGATCCCGTTCGAAGTCGGCATGACTCTGGAAAAGGCCTACGAGCAGGAAGAAATCCTGCGCGACTTCATCAAGGTCGATGAAGAAGCGGCCGAAATCTGGGAGATGGCCCGCAAGCTTGAGGGCGTGGTGCGTAACGTCGGCAAGCACGCCGGTGGCGTGGTTATTGCGCCTACAAAGCTCACCGACTTTTCGCCGATCTATTGCGATGAAGAAGGCGACGGCCTGGTCACCCAGTTCGACAAGGACGACGTGGAGGCGGCCGGTCTGGTGAAGTTCGACTTCCTCGGCCTGCGGACCCTGACCATCATTGACTGGGCGCTCAAGACCATCAACCGCGACCGCGCCAAGGTGGGCGAGGAACCGCTGGATATTGCCTTCATCCCGCTGGACGACAAGCCGACGTACACCCTGCTGCAAAAAGCCGAGACCACGGCGGTGTTCCAGCTTGAATCGCGCGGTATGAAAGAGCTGATCAAAAAGCTCAAGCCCGACTGCCTGGAAGACTTGATCGCACTGGTGGCCCTGTTCCGTCCGGGCCCGCTGCAATCGGGCATGGTAGACGACTTCATCAACCGTAAGCACGGTCGCGCCGAGTTGGCGTACCCGCACTCGGATTACCAATACGAAGGCCTCAAGCCGGTATTGGCGCCGACCTACGGCATCATCCTGTACCAGGAACAGGTGATGCAGATCGCCCAGGTGATGGCCGGTTACACCCTCGGCGGCGCGGACATGCTGCGTCGCGCCATGGGTAAGAAAAAACCCGAGGAAATGGCCAAGCAGCGTGGCGGTTTCATTGAAGGTTGCGCCACCAACAATATCGACGCGGACCTGGCGGGTAACATCTTCGACCTGGTAGAGAAATTCGCCGGTTATGGCTTCAACAAATCCCACTCCGCCGCCTACGGCCTGGTGTCGTACCAGACTGCCTGGCTGAAAGCCCACTACCCGGCGCCGTTCATGGCGGCGGTACTCTCGGCGGATATGCACAACACCGATAAGGTTGTGACCTTGATCGAGGAAGTGCGCACCATGAAGCTGCGCCTCGACGCGCCGGACGTGAACGCCTCGGAGTTCAAGTTCACGGTGAACGACGAAGGTCGCATCATTTATGGTTTGGGCGCGATCAAGGGCGTGGGTGAAGGCCCGGTGGAAGCCATCACCGAAGCGCGCGAGGACGGGCCGTTCAAGGACCTGTTCGACTTCTGCGCGCGGGTCGACCTCAAGCGCATCAACAAACGGACCCTCGATGGCCTGATCCGCAGCGGCGCGCTCGACCGTCTCGGCCCGTATTTCCATGATGAGCCCAAAGCCTACCAGGCGAATATCGACCGCAACCGTGCGGTGCTGCTTGCGGCTATGGAAGAAGCGATCAAGGCTGCCGAACAGACCGCCCGCACCCATGACAGCGGCCATGCCGACCTGTTTGGCGGATTGTTCGTTGAAGAAGACGCGGATGTGTACGCAAACCACCGTAAAGCCAAGGAACTGACGCTAAAAGAGCGCCTCAAGGGTGAGAAAGACACCCTCGGCCTGTACCTCACCGGCCATCCGATTGACGAATACGAAGGTGAAATCCGCCGTTTCGCCCGTCAGCGCATCATCGACCTGAAACCCGCGCGGGACACCCAGACTGTCGCTGGCATGATCATCGCCCTGCGGGTGATGAAGAACAAAAAGGGCGACAAGATGGGCTTTATCACCCTCGACGACCGTTCCGGGCGTATCGAAGCCTCGCTGTTTGCCGACGCATTCCACTCTGCGCAGTCGCTGTTGCAGACCGATGCCATGGTGGTGGTGGAAGGGGAGGTGAGCAACGATGACTTCTCCGGCGGCCTGCGCCTGCGGATCAAGCGGGTGATGAGCATGGAAGATGCGCGCACCAATCTGGCCGAAAGCCTGCGCTTGAAGGTGAAAACTGAAGCGCTTAAAGGCGATCAGCTACGCTGGTTGGGTGACTTGCTCAAACGCCACCGTGGCGCGTGCCCGGTGACCATGGAGTACACCGGCTGTGACGCCAAGGCCATGTTGCAGTTTGGCGAGACTTGGCGAATTGATCCGGCTGACGGCTTGATTCAAGCATTGCGTGACCAGTTCGGCCGTGACAACGTCTTCCTCCAATACCGTTGA
- a CDS encoding acetyl-CoA carboxylase carboxyltransferase subunit alpha → MNPNFLDFEQPIADLQAKIEELRLVGNDNSLNIGDEIARLQDKSSTLTEDIFGKLTSWQIARLARHPRRPYTLDYIQHIFTEFDELHGDRHFSDDAAIVGGIARLDDQPVMVIGHQKGREVREKVRRNFGMPRPEGYRKACRLMEMAERFKMPILTFIDTPGAYPGIDAEERNQSEAIAWNLRVMARLKTPIIATVIGEGGSGGALAIGVCDQLNMLQYSTYAVISPEGCASILWKTAEKAPDAAEAMGITADRLKGLGIVDKVIAEPLGGAHRDPAAAAATIRAELGSQLAMLKKLDNEALLARRYERLMSYGL, encoded by the coding sequence ATGAACCCGAATTTTCTTGATTTCGAACAGCCGATCGCTGACCTGCAAGCCAAGATCGAAGAACTGCGCCTGGTCGGCAATGACAATTCGCTGAATATCGGCGATGAGATCGCTCGCCTGCAAGACAAGAGCAGCACGCTCACCGAAGACATCTTCGGCAAGCTGACCAGCTGGCAGATCGCGCGCCTGGCCCGCCACCCGCGCCGTCCGTACACCCTGGACTACATTCAGCACATTTTCACTGAGTTCGACGAACTGCACGGCGACCGCCATTTCTCCGACGACGCGGCCATCGTGGGCGGTATCGCTCGCCTGGACGACCAGCCGGTAATGGTGATCGGTCACCAGAAAGGCCGTGAAGTGCGCGAGAAAGTGCGTCGCAACTTCGGCATGCCGCGTCCTGAAGGCTACCGCAAGGCTTGCCGCCTGATGGAAATGGCCGAGCGCTTCAAGATGCCGATCCTGACGTTCATCGACACCCCGGGTGCTTACCCAGGTATTGACGCAGAAGAGCGCAACCAGAGCGAGGCGATCGCCTGGAATCTGCGCGTCATGGCCCGCCTGAAAACCCCGATCATTGCCACTGTGATTGGTGAAGGTGGTTCCGGCGGCGCTCTGGCCATCGGCGTCTGCGACCAGCTGAACATGCTGCAATACTCGACCTACGCGGTGATTTCGCCGGAAGGTTGCGCTTCGATCCTGTGGAAAACCGCCGAAAAAGCGCCGGACGCTGCCGAAGCCATGGGTATCACCGCCGATCGCCTCAAAGGCCTGGGTATCGTCGACAAAGTGATCGCGGAGCCATTGGGCGGCGCCCATCGCGACCCGGCTGCCGCTGCTGCGACCATCCGCGCTGAACTGGGCTCGCAACTGGCGATGCTCAAGAAGCTCGATAACGAAGCGCTGCTGGCCCGTCGTTATGAGCGTCTGATGAGCTACGGTCTGTAA
- the tilS gene encoding tRNA lysidine(34) synthetase TilS, which produces MKPSLAAKLLHVLSPWRNAPAWHVAFSGGLDSTVLLHLLASLANTDTLPPISAVHVHHGLQAAADAWPAHCQSICDDLGVSLRVKRVQVHPGASLERAAREARYQAFIEVTGAGEVLLTGQHRDDQAETLLFRLLRGAGVRGGAGMPAQRPLATGYLVRPLLDISRAELEAYAGVHQLNWIEDPSNADSQFSRNYLRHRVLPILAERWPQAASSLARAAEHLSEAQGLLDELARQDLQAADQPSPFPWLHLPSLVLTPLRELSDARQRNALRHWLTPLTRLPASDHWASWLSLRDAKGDARPLWRLADGDLHRSGERIWWLPSTWSEFSDMSVSWPDPQNPLELPGNGQVKLAGKVPGGPLAIRYRRGGEIVEVSGRGRRDLKRLLNESGLPGCVRGRLPLLYRGEQLLGAPSLAGLWPAPSDEWQLHWLPQTCDQGLS; this is translated from the coding sequence ATGAAGCCTTCCTTAGCCGCCAAGCTCCTGCACGTTCTGTCACCCTGGCGCAATGCTCCGGCCTGGCACGTCGCATTCTCGGGTGGACTTGATTCCACCGTCCTGCTGCATCTCCTGGCCAGTCTGGCCAATACCGACACCCTACCGCCCATCAGCGCTGTCCATGTTCATCATGGCTTGCAAGCTGCCGCTGATGCGTGGCCCGCTCACTGTCAGTCGATTTGCGACGATCTGGGTGTTTCCCTGCGCGTTAAGCGCGTCCAGGTACACCCCGGCGCCAGTCTTGAGCGTGCTGCCCGCGAGGCGCGTTACCAGGCGTTTATCGAGGTGACCGGTGCAGGAGAGGTGCTACTGACGGGTCAGCATCGCGACGATCAGGCGGAAACCCTGTTGTTCCGCCTCCTGCGTGGGGCGGGGGTGCGGGGGGGGGCGGGAATGCCAGCACAGCGCCCATTGGCGACTGGCTACCTTGTGCGGCCTTTGTTGGATATCTCGCGGGCAGAGTTGGAAGCCTATGCCGGGGTGCATCAGCTCAACTGGATCGAGGATCCTTCCAACGCGGACTCGCAATTCTCCCGAAATTACCTGCGTCACCGCGTGCTTCCGATACTGGCGGAGCGTTGGCCCCAGGCAGCCTCGAGCCTGGCGCGCGCCGCCGAACACCTGAGTGAAGCCCAGGGCCTGCTGGATGAGCTGGCGCGGCAGGATCTGCAAGCGGCCGATCAACCTTCGCCGTTTCCCTGGTTGCACTTGCCTTCGTTGGTGCTTACGCCGCTGCGCGAGCTCTCCGATGCCCGTCAGCGCAATGCCCTGCGCCACTGGCTAACCCCTCTGACCCGGTTACCTGCCAGCGACCACTGGGCCAGCTGGTTATCCCTACGGGATGCCAAAGGCGACGCACGGCCTTTGTGGCGACTGGCGGACGGTGATCTACACCGCAGCGGTGAGCGCATCTGGTGGTTGCCCTCCACTTGGTCGGAATTTTCCGACATGTCGGTGAGCTGGCCCGATCCGCAAAACCCACTAGAGTTACCCGGCAATGGCCAGGTGAAACTGGCGGGCAAGGTGCCTGGAGGTCCATTGGCGATCCGCTACCGCCGGGGCGGTGAAATTGTTGAGGTGTCCGGTCGAGGCCGGCGCGACTTGAAGCGCCTGCTTAACGAAAGTGGCCTGCCGGGTTGCGTCCGTGGCAGATTGCCGCTGCTCTACCGGGGCGAGCAATTGCTAGGCGCGCCTAGCCTCGCGGGACTCTGGCCGGCACCGAGTGATGAATGGCAATTACATTGGTTGCCACAGACCTGCGATCAAGGTTTGAGCTGA